The Primulina huaijiensis isolate GDHJ02 chromosome 10, ASM1229523v2, whole genome shotgun sequence region CAGTCCTTTTGTTGTCGTATAAGTGAGAATTATCTCCTTTCAATTTCTTGCGTGGTGGGCATGCCCGATCGACACGGATATGATTTCCACCAATCTGCATCCATGGTAGCAACTCATACTTCTCATTGTCATGTGCAACTCAGTAtacatacaaatatatatacacataaatATACACACTGACACAAAtacacatgcatatataaaAAAGTACAAGAAATATTCAAAAGCAGTAAACATACCACGGACATATTAAAGGTCAATGATGCTTGAGCAGAGTCCTCTGTCGTGAAGACAATATAAGCATGAACGCTGCAAAAGTTAGATTATTTCACCAACAGGATTTGGTTGGACAAATGATAAGTTGAGAATCACTAGTAACCCTCATATATAAACAACAAGTGTAGTTGATCCGGGAAAATGTTAACTTTTCGACTACTTAAAAAACTGTGCCCCAAAAAATATAggagaaaaagaaataaaatgcataataGCCATGACACAATATCATTCAACATAAAATGTCTGTGTGTGACAAAAATGTATATTTGTTTACTCTTTTTAATGGCAAAATAAATCTACATAAGCAAGTTCCTTCAGTAAAGAAAATCGACCGAAAAGATTAAAAAGATGACCAAAAAAATAGCTATTGCATTTAGCATATAACCTGTCCCCATTATCATTAAATTGCTTCTGAATCACAGCACCCTTTCTCGGAATTTTTCCCTGGAAAAGAAATCAACACCATTCACATTTCTTTAGAAGACTGATCGAAACATTCATACACAGcaataaaataccacaaatcATACAAAGAACCACAACAGGCTGGTACAAACTCACATCCACAATCGGGACAGATCGAAACCTCACAGATTCGACCTCACCAAACTTCCCAAACTCCTTCACCAAatcctttttctttattttcagcGGCAAATTCCCCACAAATACAGTCCTCAGAAGCTTGCTTTCATCATCGAAACCTTCCTTCGACACCATGGTATCCTCTGGATTATctattttcttcctttttccTCCCACCACATCACTTCCTTCCACATTTTCATTCCCCTTCCCCACGCCATATCTCTTAGCTTCGTAGTCCGTCTCCACCTCATCTcttttcctcttcttcttctttctatTTTCAACACCAAAATCACCAGTTCTACCATCGATGTTTTCCGATATTTTCAATTCATCCGTCTTCGACTTTGTCTTATCCTCTCCCTTGACTGATTTGGCGTCAAGATTGGAACATTCTTTCTCCACTTTCCCTTTGTTTCTCTTCTCCTTCAACTCAGAGGAGGCAGAATCACCATCATCTTTTGGTCCCAAAACATAATCCTGCCCGGGGTTCTCTTGGAGTTTTCTCCTAAACGGATTGTTTTCAGAGAAGAGAGACATAGAAGACGAGTGCTGCTCAGGGTTTTCGCCAAACAGAGTTTGGAAACATGAGGACATGTTTGAATCGGAAggatttcttgctttcttcgcCATGAATCTGATGCAATGTTGTTGTTAGGGCTACGAATATAGCCTTGGTGCGACGCTGGTAAACAATGATGGAATCCGGTTACGCCTCTTGGTCGCCGTTGGCGGTTGGTGCAGATTTTCTGTTTTCGATTTAGGGGATTAGGGTTGGCCGTACCGACGAAGGAAAGATGAAAGTGATGTATACCAAATAATTACGTCTGTTAACTAAACATCTAAAATATaattcttcatatatacttatAACTCTTTTAGATGTTTTAATTTGAATtgtaatgttattataaatgaaattcatcaatataaaatttcattttactaaacaaaaaaatattataaagttatGATATCATTGGTTTTTTATCTTCGTTCTATTATTTTTCGCTCTAATCATCACATAATAAACTTCATTTTACTAACACAAAAGTGAAATTCATAATTCTAAGctttaatcataatcataaacacTCTGGATCGCTCAAAGAATATCATAAAAAAAGTGCTCTGGTGTATCCGTTTAACATGTTTACAGATTTTTGTAATTCTTTCAATCTATTcagattttatataaattcaatttcTCTCTAAGTATATATTTTGTCAATtaacaaaaaagaagaaatttttaGATCAACTAATATTTGGTGAATTAAAAAGGATACCGATTTAAAGGAAATTTATAGAGCCTAGCCG contains the following coding sequences:
- the LOC140986284 gene encoding uncharacterized protein, with the protein product MAKKARNPSDSNMSSCFQTLFGENPEQHSSSMSLFSENNPFRRKLQENPGQDYVLGPKDDGDSASSELKEKRNKGKVEKECSNLDAKSVKGEDKTKSKTDELKISENIDGRTGDFGVENRKKKKRKRDEVETDYEAKRYGVGKGNENVEGSDVVGGKRKKIDNPEDTMVSKEGFDDESKLLRTVFVGNLPLKIKKKDLVKEFGKFGEVESVRFRSVPIVDGKIPRKGAVIQKQFNDNGDSVHAYIVFTTEDSAQASLTFNMSVIGGNHIRVDRACPPRKKLKGDNSHLYDNKRTVFMGNLPFDVKDEEIYQLFSGMKNLESSVEAVRVIRDPGTSLGKGIAYVLFKTKDAANSILMSRNLKLRDRKLRLSRSSDTPLKRKNSTIPETENHPAKKFAVNSRTPESGGIKVKSKEILPYQGVRASKSGTQKKAAPRARAGALVKSKPEPAKEQKSRNRKRPAVAARKKEAQKAARKMESNGSASGSKLQVGAKRKFGNRTPQSVGQNKKARKFR